TTACGCCTAGGGTCGTCTAGGCCGCTAGGCGACCGCCTAATCCATCCAAAATCCGCCTAGGCGGTCTTATTTTAACCTAGGCCGATTTGACCTAGTCCAACCCATTCTATTTTTGGGCCCGGTCCAGCCCAGTTTTAGATTTATGTTATAAGACCCAATTTCTACAGCCTTCAACAACTAACCCTAATCAACAAAGAGCGGCTAAGGTatcattcttctttcttcttatatcttacatatacatacatatatacatatatatatatattcttctcttcttcctttcttcttcttttcttcttcttttcttaaTCTTTTTACTCTTTTACTCTTTGGTAGTGTATGTAATGGCTGAATCTGGAAAGAGCAACGAATCAATTGATCCAAAAACTGATCCTAAACGTAAGGCTAACTCGGCTGATCCTGGTTGGAAGTATGGATATTGGCCTAAACCAGAACGTAAAGAATGTATTGAATGTGTTCTTTAACTTGTATGCATCAGACTTATTTTCTTTTACCTACTCTGTAAAAATTCacttttataatataattattgTTACTCTATTTTATTATAACATATAAAATGTATATACATATAAAATATATCCAATTTATATAGTAATTGTATAATCCGCCTAATGACCGTCTAGGCGAGCGTCTTACCGTCTAGGCGGTTAGGCGGTAGAGTGTCGCCTAGCCTCGTCTTTACGTCTTAACAAGTATGAAAGAGACTTCATTTAGCTTCAACAAGGTGGAAGAACCGTCATTGAATACAAATCAGAATTTACAAAGCTAGCGAAGTACACGTCAACCTTAGTAGCAGATGAGAGCAGCCGAGCACGAAGATTGGAAGTGGGACTTCGAAGCGACATCAGGAATTCTGTGGCGTCATTTGAACTTCAGATGTACGAGGCTATCAACAAGACTTTAGTGATCGAGAGAGGCTTGGCATAATCTGAAAAGGCGTCTGGCAGCTGGAATAAGAAACGGTTCGCTCAAACTGGTGGACAATCTTTTCAAGGGGGACCACACAAGAAGCCACACATGTACGATAATATTGGAGGTCAAGTTGATCGAGAAAGGTGTTCGAGGTGTGGCAAGAATCATCCCGACAAAGTTTGCCGTTGGAATACAGGTACTTGTTTTCATTGCGGAAAAGTAGGACACAAGATTTCGAATTGCCCGCACAACCCGCCACCGCCACCAAGGAAGCAGATAACAAGATGGGTAAATGACGTGTGTTTCTGCTCACAGGAAATGACAACTATCGTAATTAAGATGTGATTTCTTTTCTTAAGTAAGTTGTTTAATTTATTTctgtgaatttggggaccaaattcttttaaggagggaagaatgtaaAATCCGTAACTTTATTTTTAGTTTATTTATTAGATATTGAATGTTAATTCGTTtagataaatatttatattagAATATTCCGGAAACTATTTGTGCAAGTTATTTGTTTTGGAAAAAGATTTGTTATTTATGGGAAGAATTGTGAGAAAAATTAGAAAAACAATATCTCTTTAGTTTAGGTAATTGCGTGtgtcaaatattttattttaggaatttaattGGAGAGGTTATATTATTTCCTAGTTAAAATTAGGATTTTTTGTGTCTATATAAGAACTTTTTATCATTAATAAAAACTTGTACACGCTACATCACTTCGCCGGAGAGGTACGGAGGCTTTGTCTGCTTATTTGTTTATTGCATATATTTGTTCTGTGATACTCTATGTTGTGTCCTCCTTTGTACGGTGTTAtagtaaaaatatagtaaaaatAAATTGAGTCTCTTTCTCCATGCTTCCATACTTGTTGTTGCCTTGTACTCTTTTTTATGTTGTGGGTCGCAAGTATTAGTTAACATGAGTAAACAAGCCTTGTGCGTATCCTGATTTATGCATATATTAATTATATGTTAGTTTTTGAATTCGTTTCTGCCATGctttaaatattcttttattgGTTTATTTAGAATGTGTATGCATGCTAGGATATTACTTTAAGGGGATTACATGTATatgattatatatattttaatatttatatgtGCTACTTTACGTGTTTGCGTGTTATCTTTATTTATGAATCATATCCTTTTGAAGAGATTTTAGTTTAAAATTATTATATCGTGAactatttattttataaattttcagaaatcaaagttatggatttattaaattctTGTGATCactatattatttaattaaaatattctATGTTTATTTCGTAAACTTGGTCATATGTCTGGAagattaaaataattaatttggCTTATTCAGTTAGAAAACATGTTAAATTAGTTTGATTCACGACGTCAACTTATCACTTATATTTTTAGTATAAATGTGAGGTTTGGTTTCAActcttttaattaaatattagCATATTTGCATGCAATGTACATATTTTAGTTTagaaaataaaagtgaatatgcGATTCTGTAAATCTATTTTATTTAAGTTTTTGtgtttagaattaatagtccgaaAGTGCATGCTTTTACATAAAGTGAGAACAGGGACAGACTAATTAGAACAATTACTCTTTTGGATAGATAATTTTACATGAACCTTGTATTGTATGTGTTTTTTAGCCTAAAAAGTGAAATGGAAACTTGCAACTTAATAAAGAATGCAGCCATACCTCTCAACTATTTTTCTCATTTCTGTAGCATATTCCCTCTTGTCAGTTTGAGCTCGCAATGCCCACACAGCAGGACCTCGTGATATGTTTAGAATTCTCTTTTGCAAATAACACCTAAAGTATAAAGTGTAAATATTTAAGTTCTAAGATAATACAGAGTATGTAAGCATCAGAAATTTAGACTACTTGAATCAAGAAACTAAGTATAGAAAGGAAGAAAAAACAACATTTGTTTACTCTAAGCTTGActtgcacacacacacactaagCTAAGCTAAGCTAAGCTTGATAATTTTAATGATTTAGGGTATCTCTTGCAGCTTACAAGCTGCAATTCTAGGCAATGCTATCACAGAAGTTTGAAGGGACAAAAAGTTAAGAGCATAAAAACAGTCTCACGCATATCTTTTTACATGCTACACCTTTGAAGTTATGCTCAGTGAGGAGCTATTAAATATATGAAGGTTACTCAGGATATCTCACTCAACTAAATTCAGTGTCACATTGTTTCAAATCAGAAGATTTAATTAATGATCAGTATAGTAGTTCTCAGAATAAAGCTGCCAAAAAAATAAGTAAGATTGAGAATCGTGTGTTTCATGGCATAATATAAGATGTTGAGCTTTCATAAATTCTTGTTGGGCTTTATAGAAGAACAATTAAAAATGTGAAAGTTTACCTATCAGCAATCTTCCCAATCACACCACCAAGTGCATCCACTTCATGTACTAACTGTGACTTTGCAGGTCCCCCCACAGCCGGATTGCATGGCTATATAATGCTTTAATGAGTAAGAAAGTAGAATCTATTTTATGCATTAACTTTACAAGCAGTGACAATAGAAGAATAGGTATCTATATTACAGAGAGAGTAGCGGAAATTGATAGTAGAGGATGCTATATATTAACTCACAGGACAGGGAAGAGGAAGGAGTCAGTCGCTGCCTTGTGGTTCAAGTACAAATTTAACACACTTTAAGAAGAAACCCCAGTATGTCCGATTAATCAAGAAAGTTTATCAGGAAGTATAAGGTATAAGGTAAGTACGGAAATATTGACTTGAATATAATAAATCAGCACCTTTACCTGACAGACCTCATCTTCCACAAAATACTCGCGTGGTTGTATAAACTTTAAAACCAGACAAAAAATAACAAACTTTTTGTAAATTAAGTTCCTTTCATTGCCCTGTTTAGTAAGAAGGTAATAATTCCAGTACCTCTAACCTCTTGTTAGTTGTTACTTCTTTCAATGTTAATTAATGAATAACCATTCACTCGTTGACACGTATTAATTTCCCTAGAATTTATCTAACTGTTTATAAAGCTACCCAAGAGACGGAATTACACCTTTTAAAAGTATAAAGTTAATGCAGATCTTGTTACTAAAACTCATTTAGTTTATGCAACTAAAAAGCAACCATAATTTCTAGAATGAAGGGGATAATTAGTCCATTGGCGACTCCAGTTCATGTGACATAATATTCAAAGAAGCTCAACATTAAGGCTTGTCGAAACTAAAACAAAAGCAAATAAATAAGAACTCAAACACTGACCTGCCATGCAATGCGGTCAATGTTGAGCGTTAAAAGCAAAGTCTTTGCCCCCAACTGAGCAGATGCAATAGCAGCTTCACATCCTGCATGCCCCCCTCCGACCACAATCACATCAAACCTCTCTTCACCTGCTTACATTTTCAATAATCCATTAGcaaacattttaaaaaaaaaacttaaatcAGGGATTTTTAGGTGTATTCAACTGGGATTTTAAAAAATGTATCAGAATTTTATGGTATTCAACTAGGATTTTAAATTATGCTACAAAATCTGGTGGTATTCAATCGGGATTTTAAATTATGCTTAAAAATCTAAAGGTATTCAACTGAGATTATTTAAAATCCattaaaatctgatggtattcacaTGCTGAAGGATTTTTTTGGActtcataaaatgatggattttgtggcAATGTTCAATGTATTTTATGGTTTTTGAAATCCCACCATAATTcatgagattttgaaggattgTGTTTAAATCCTAAAGACTTTTCATCAACTCTACGACATTTTATCTAGAATCTGCGTAAAATCAAAATCTGATATAATCCATTAAAATCCATGGATTGTATATAATACATCAAAATCCTAGTTCAATATACCCCTTAGCTTATCaacaataatttaaatataattactTTTCTTTCAGTTTAAAGCAAAACCAACCATTAATACAAAATGCCCACCAAATGTTTGATAAAATGCCGCAATGAAAAAACAGGTAAAAAAGAAAAAATAGGAACCTGGGGTTGCAGTGTGAAGGGAGGAGATGGAGAATCTTGGGGAGAATAAAGAAGGGCGGCGACATGCAAGGTGATGGCGGTGTTTGAGAAGATGGTGAGAGTGGTAACATTTTTGGTGAATAAAATAGTGAAAGGAAGGTCGAAATGCAAAGAGAGAGGAACAAGAACGAGGAGGGAAGGATATGAGACGAGTCAAACAGTTGCTAAGCTGTGATGAAATTGCTGGCATCTTAGCCCCCCTTTTTACTACTCAGATTACATGGACAATGTTATAGATGGATTATAGATAGATATATCTATGCATGTTGTACGTGTAGGTTAGTCTTCTTGTACTTGCACTACTGTTTGGCCATTGGATCAGGAGTCATACTATTAATGATCATGGTTATAAAAATCGTTAATAAATTGtataaattaattaaatgaaatttttaaatttaatcgttttttgataaattatatataattttaaataattatttatataaaatgaATCAATATCTCAATcgaataattaaaatttaaaatttgtaaTTACCAGAGTGACCGTGTATAAACTATCTTTGAGTCCGTGCTGTGTAATAACCAAATAATAGCATAATAACcgtcattttctaaaattcttttatatattttgtaattatattttaCTTCAATAAGTTCCGTGTCCCCCTTTATAACACTAAAAGTTTCGaatattttattacttttgacaTTGAATACCCCCACCTCAactattattttataatatttctCTTACCTGtctatttaatataaatgacTTTAATGAGTAAAATGATAGATAGAGAGTGAGTTTAAGGAGAATTGTTAGACAAATTGTTTGATTTTGGCTTCTAACTAATTAGGAGctcatttatttatattatttgtaGTGAAAATACAAGGAGGTTGTTGTAGTCACTTTTAattgttttcttatttgtaaatgttgtataatgtctaacgtatattaaatataaattgaTTATTTATCAATGCGTATTATTTTCATACAATACTACCAAATTATACAACATTtctaatatagctcattaagcaaactttatatattcttatttacgttgtataatttgtatttaataaatgaatataaacaggATAGTGATTGTatgtttaaaacgaaacgattaaactttatatgtagaatgtcgttagtatgtttaaaaaaactaaaaattaacatatatgttgaacaCTTGACcaaaatttttgaatttatttaaataaactatatgtactgtcAACTActaacttactcaatttaaaaagataaaaatgcataaataaaatcagaatgacttgcaatcataatatacaataatgtaaaatttacattattgttaatattaaagttgattttaatgaaaaatattagtttttgaaatttaacgtaTGTATGTATGAGAAAATGTTAGTTAGTTATTTATACTATTATTAACAAAGTAAAATTAAGTTATATATATGggtgtgttagcatgtaaattattatattttacatttcttagtaaattatgatggtttcaattatttatatgctaaatatctgatttatatACATGTATAATCATTGTTAACATATAGTGAGACAATCGATTACTTAAATAAAATGCaattaaaattattcaaaaattaaaattatgtaataaataaattgttataatttatatataatattcacattatcaatgacaaacaatccatatatATTTTTTACGAAATCGAGTATCAAtaatggttgtaacataaaaataaattatatatttttaagatttgttattgatatttataatttttttcaagaattcaaaggaaaaatcgtaattatatcattatttaaatcatttttaagtttctttcattacgattataatatttcttcatataataatttgataacattttatactattctcctaaaattaaatatttttcaattaaataaaattttataaatatcggTTGAACTAGTTAgttccttcaaattattgaaaaatatatattctttcataaaatataatattcatttaacaaatttacatattatgtgtataataaaatatatatgtaaCAGTATGGTGTAGTGGTTTGAGATTGTATAAGTGAATGAATTATCTAGAGTTCGATTCCCATAAAAGCTGCAGAATTAAGAATATTTTAAAAAAGTTTAactattttttaattattaaataatgaaaataaattttaatGCAAACTGCagataaattttaataattatgtTCTTGAAATTATAAAGAAAGTTAAGTCGAGTCCAATTCTTAAGTTCAAATTTAATCGGTATATAAATTCAAACGAAGTCAAATCTTTACTAAATACATTAAAAAAGTTTAAATTTTATCGAGTTTAAACTCAACCTTTATATTTTAATTACTCATCAATGCAAATTTTTTTTTGTTGCTAAATTAAAAGATAAGTAAAGTAAAGTAATACTCATCAATACAATTTTACTTGTAAAATGCCGATTTATTAATGATTTTGTAAATAATTATTTTCCAATAATTATACAAGTCTTCCCAACTTATCATTtttcaatatatatttttttacttgttcacatttcttaattttattattGAATTCAGAAAACTGAAACTATAAAACAAAACTTGCCATTTTCTGACATAAAATAGCTGTAACAAAACTTGCCATATTGACAATATATCCACCCTTTTCAAGCCCCTTTCAGCTCACCTTCTCCTCTCTActacattattattattatattcatTCATATAATTTATGTGTTGCATAATTTATCAAACTAGATTAATAAAAAGACAGTACCTGTTCAGTTGGTAATGCTACTGCCTCTCTCTTTCCCAAGAGTTGAAATGGTCTGTTTTTCCTTGTTTTAAGTTCAACCTGTTTATTTTTACATTGGATTCTCCATTTCTTATTACAAGGTTCGATCTCACCTTTTTTCTTGtcttaaaatcttttatttattaatcattatttCAACTTTTATTCATACCCCTTTACTGTTTTTTAGCAGATTGTATTAGTTGACTTTGCAAGATTGTATTTATGTGTCTTGTGTGTAAATATATGCATAGTTTTGCTATAAAGATTGGATCTTGATGGTTGACAATTTATACTTACAGTGAAGTATAGTTAGATACTTAGATCCTTAACTTAGGTGGGTTTTGAGAAAGAACTGATTTTTATTGTGTTCTTTTGTTTGTAGTTGAGTTGATTGTGTAGAACATAGGATTGGTTGAGATGGGTAATACTTGTGTGGGGCCAAGTATTGGTAAAAATGGTTTCTTGCAATCAGTTTCTGCTGCAGTCTGGCGAACCCGGCCCGATGAAGCATTGGCTGCAGGCAATGAGGTGGTAAATGTTGATCAAGTACCTGTTTATGATGTGGAACCGGAGTCACCTGTTCAAAGTAAACCACCTGAGCAGATGTCGATCAAGAAGCCGGATACGAAAGAGGTGGTGAAACCTAAGAAGCCTCAAATGAAGAGGGTGCCTAGTGCAGGGCTTAGGACGGATTCGGTTTTACAAAGAAAGACGGGGAATTTGAAAGAAGTGTTTAGTTTAGGGAAGAAACTAGGGCAAGGGCAGTTTGGAATTACATTTTTATGTGTGGAGAAAGCGACGGGTAAAGAGTATGCTTGTAAATCGATTGCAAAGAGAAAGTTGTTGACTGAAGAAGATGTTGAGGATGTGAGAAGGGAGATTCAGATAATGCACCATTTGGCAGGGCATCCAAATGTTATTTCGATTAAAGGGGCATATGAGGATGCTGTCTCTGTACATGTTGTAATGGAGTTGTGTGCTGGGGGTGAACTTTTCGATAGAATTATTCAAAGGGGGCATTATACAGAAAGAAAAGCAGCAGAACTTACTAGAACTATTGTTGGGGTGGTCGAGGAGTGTCATTCTTTAGGGGTTATGCATCGTGATCTGAAACCAGAGAATTTTCTGCTTGTTGACAAGAAGGAGGATTCACTTCTTAAGACAATTGATTTTGGATTGTCTATTTTCTTCAAGCCAGGTacctatttttaattttttttttgggGTTTTGTATTCTTATCATGAAAGCCACTGCCTCATGATAAGTAACGTATCAGCAATGCTCTCTGAGCTGAACTTAATTTCTTTAGTAGTACACTAGTACTATTGTTGTGTTTGGTTGGGGAGAATGAAATGAAATGGAATGGAATGAGATTTTAAGTGAAAAATGattaaattttctaaaattttcattctttcacccaTTCCATTCCAAACCACCTACATTATAATTAAACACCCCCAATTTGAGATGGAATGCTGTATTCCTTACTAACCCCATTTTATTCACAATTCTTATCATAACAATTTTGTCCATCTATTTTTTTTCAACTCTTCCCTCCAACTCCCATTTATTACCTTTTATTAGATCCATTCCATTCCATTCACCCCAACCAAACACAACCTATATGAAAAGAGTATGTTCTTGCTACAGGAGAGGATAAATTTCCTTCCTTAAACCCTTAAGTTCTTACCTGTAAAATTCTACACATGTCCTTtcatattattaattatttctgCACATGCTTTTCGTTTCTCAATTGTTACCTCCAGGGACTTTTCTAGTCATGTTGATTTATATTGTACTTTTCAGGAGAAACTTTCAGTGACGTTGTTGGCAGCCCATATTATGTTGCTCCAGAAGTCCTCCGCAAGCGCTATGGTCCTGAAGCTGATGTCTGGAGTGCTGGGGTTATGGTTTATATCCTACTAAGCGGAGTTCCACCATTTTGGGATGGTGAGAATTTGAAAAGTACAAGTAGTTTACAGTTCTATTTTTTTATGTTGGTGTGTGATCTTACTGATTTATCACTATAAACTTTTTATGGCTTGTAGAGACAGAGCAAGGAATATTTGACCAGGTTCTGCATGGTGATCTTGACTTCTCATCAGATCCTTGGCCAAGTATTTCAGAAAGTGCCAAAGATTTGGTGAGGAAAATGTTAGTTCGAGACCCCAAAAGGCGTCTAACCGCACATGAAGTTCTTTGTGAGTGCTCTTGTTTTCATTACTTTACAGTTTTTAATGTCTCTTTGTGAGGCTTGCTTATATTAGAACATTATGATGGTAGGATAATCAATTAAGGCTTTCAAAGATTTTTCATAACGGTCTTTAAAATTAAGTTACACTGATTTTGAATGTTCATTTTCTTTCATATTAGCCAAAAAAGCGGTTATATCACTGACCGATGATACCATTGACCAGTTAAATATCAACCGAGTTGTTTATGCTTTTGAAGTTTTTGAAATACAAACCAGGTTGGGCCAGGAGGggatgctgtttatttttatCGTAGTATAGCAGGCATCTATGATATAGGTTTTATGTCTTTTTCTATGTCTAAATGATCATGTTAATTTGTTGATAAAAGATGTGTTTGTAATCATTAGAACTAAAATTTCAAGCTCTTTGGTGATGTGTAttttaaagcatcattcaagCTGGCCAACATACATCACAGACTCTAACAATGACCAATGACCGAGTTGAACACATTAGTGTTGGCCTCTTTTATGTATTCTTGATTGCTTGTCATCAATTTTATGGTTACAAGGGTGCTGGTTTCATACATTTAAACCTCAATGAATGAATACACTTGGAACTGAAGAATTTATTCATTTATCGTGTTTAAAAATACATTATCTCTATTTTGCTGGGACCGGGAAAATTAATTAATTGACGAGGTTATTCGTTTATCGAATATTCATTATCGAGGTTTTATATAGGTAGATACACCAACTAAATTAGTTTATTACCTTTAATTATGGGACTTGTTCCTTCTATATTCCCACTCTCTTCTCGACGATTTGCAAACAGCAGAAAGGAAAGTTATTCCTCCGTCTCAGATTCCTAGTAATTAAAACATTTTTCACTTGTTTTTTTGCCCAAAGTCAAAAGCCGCTTCGAGGCTCCTCAGAAATTTTTATAACACTACCAATTATTCCTAGTAATTGTCCTCGTAATTGTCCTCTATTTGTTATCAAAGTGCGAATTATTGTACTTTTAGCATGCTTATATGTTTCTTTTTCTGTTTATGCAAGATATTTTATCGAAAACTTCAATCATCTGGGAAACTTTATAGCTAATACGAAGTTTAATCATTTCCAGGTCATCCATGGGTCCAAGTCGATGGTGTGGCTCCTGACAAACCACTGGATTCAGCTGTCATAAGTCGCATAAAACAATTCTCTGCCATGAACAAGCTCAAGAAAATGGCTCTTAGGGTAAGTATAAGGATATAAAAGAAATGTTCCAAATTAGCATGCAAGGTACATAATTCACTTAACAAAGTGTTCTTATCATCAACTAATTGGAGTGCATTGGAAAGTCCTAACATCATTGGAGATAAACATAGAAAGAAAGGAGCAAGTCATGTAAAGTAGAATGAAGTAAGAGAAGGTCATTTAGGATACCAGAC
The sequence above is drawn from the Apium graveolens cultivar Ventura chromosome 2, ASM990537v1, whole genome shotgun sequence genome and encodes:
- the LOC141707228 gene encoding calcium-dependent protein kinase 1-like; this encodes MGNTCVGPSIGKNGFLQSVSAAVWRTRPDEALAAGNEVVNVDQVPVYDVEPESPVQSKPPEQMSIKKPDTKEVVKPKKPQMKRVPSAGLRTDSVLQRKTGNLKEVFSLGKKLGQGQFGITFLCVEKATGKEYACKSIAKRKLLTEEDVEDVRREIQIMHHLAGHPNVISIKGAYEDAVSVHVVMELCAGGELFDRIIQRGHYTERKAAELTRTIVGVVEECHSLGVMHRDLKPENFLLVDKKEDSLLKTIDFGLSIFFKPGETFSDVVGSPYYVAPEVLRKRYGPEADVWSAGVMVYILLSGVPPFWDETEQGIFDQVLHGDLDFSSDPWPSISESAKDLVRKMLVRDPKRRLTAHEVLCHPWVQVDGVAPDKPLDSAVISRIKQFSAMNKLKKMALRVIAESLSEEEIAGLKQMFEMIDTDNSGHITFEELKAGISRIGSNLKESEIYDLMQAADVDKSGTIDYGEFVAATLHLNKVEKEDHLFAAFSYFDKDGSGYITQDELQQACEEFGIEDTRLEEMIKEADQDNDGRIDYNEFVTMMHGGNAGHVAKKGLENSFSIKFKEAIKH